The proteins below are encoded in one region of Oryzias melastigma strain HK-1 linkage group LG7, ASM292280v2, whole genome shotgun sequence:
- the ampd2b gene encoding AMP deaminase 2 isoform X1: MSSNLPSGTAAGATGVKNKPLSPYKKRGSLQYTASTAVDLRGPRRLLTSQHSLPGIPVALKQSIDLRTSMDGKYKEIAEELFSRSLAESEMRSAPYEFPEDSPIEQLEEKRHRLERQISQDIKFEPDILLRAKQEFMKTDSATDLEYMKEQSQAPDQQERDLTQEGEYQRVAISGEEKCGVPFTDLLDAAKCVVKALFIRQKYMGLSLQAFCRTTTRYLQELSERPLDFDAYEEEFPETTVTANATVHPPVSKTHPYDNLNPASMPPDLGYGCKMVNGVMHVYTKRNFMEKSTELDLPYPDLQEYIADMNVMMALIINGPVKSFCYRRLQYLSSKFQMHILLNEMKELAAQKKVPHRDFYNIRKVDTHIHASSCMNQKHLLRFIKRAMKKYPKDIVHVEKGKGQTLMEVFESMNLTAFDLSVDTLDMHADRNTFHRFDKFNAKYNPIGESILREIFIKTDNYIEGKYFGHIVKEVMADLEESKYQNVELRLSIYGRSGDEWDKLAMWAVKHGVYSDNVRWLVQVPRLFDVYHTKKQLSNFQEMLENIFKPLFEVTVNPSSHPELHLFLQHVVGLDSVDDESKPEQHIFNLDSPLPANWTEEDNPPYSYYLYYMYANMTVLNHLRRQRGFHTLVLRPHCGEAGPIHHLVSGFMLSENISHGLLLRKAPVLQYLYYLAQIGIAMSPLSNNSLFLSYHRNPLPEYLSRGLMVSLSTDDPLQFHFTKEPLMEEYSIAAQVWKLSSCDMCELARNSVLMSGFSHKVSAIRRIPKYSVFYFFLIPNQRLFVTQAKSYWLGPNYIKEGRESNDIRRSNVPDIRVAYRYETMCEELNLITQAIRTDELETIEEEGALCMGAVHAEK, translated from the exons CCGTTGATCTCCGTGGTCCTCGCCGCCTCCTAACTTCCCAGCATTCCTTGCCTGGGATCCCAGTCGCCTTGAAACAATCCATTGACCTGCGCACATCCATGGACGGGAAGTACAAGGAGATAGCTGAG GAGCTGTTCTCTCGCAGCCTGGCAGAGAGCGAGATGAGGAGCGCTCCTTATGAGTTTCCTGAGGACAGTCCCATcgagcagctggaggagaaacGTCACCGTCTGGAGCGGCAGATCAGTCAGGATATCAA GTTTGAACCTGACATCCTCCTGCGAGCTAAACAGGAGTTCATGAAGACTGACAGTGCCACGGATCTCGA ATACATGAAAGAGCAGAGCCAGGCTCCCGACCAGCAGGAGCGAGATCTGACTCAGGAGGGAGAATACCAGAGAGTCGCCATCTCTGGAGAGGAGAAATGTGGG GTTCCATTCACAGATTTGTTGGATGCGGCCAAATGTGTGGTGAAAGCTCTGTTCATCAGGCAGAAGTACATGGGTCTGTCACTGCAGGCGTTCTGCAGAACCACCACTCGTTACCTGCAGGAGCTGAGCGAGAGGCCTCTGGACTTCGATGCCTACGAGGAAGAGTTTCCAGAGACGACTGTCACTGCAA ACGCCACCGTGCACCCGCCAGTTTCCAAAACGCACCCATACGACAACCTGAACCCCGCCAGCATGCCCCCGGATTTGGGCTACGGCTGCAAGATGGTGAACGGCGTCATGCATGTGTACACCAAGAGGAACTTCATGGAGAA GAGCACAGAATTGGACCTTCCATATCCAGACCTGCAGGAGTACATTGCTGACATGAACGTCATGATGGCGCTGATTATCAACGGACCTGT AAAGTCCTTCTGTTATCGCCGTCTACAATATCTGAGCTCAAAGTTCCAGATGCACATTCTACTGAATGAAATGAAAGAGCTGGCAGCCCAGAAGAAAGTCCCACACCGAGACTTTTACAATATCCGTAAG GTTGACACTCACATTCATGCTTCATCGTGCATGAATCAGAAACATCTCCTACGTTTTATCAAAAGAGCCATGAAGAAGTATCCCAAAGATATCGTGCACGTGGAGAAGGGCAAAGGCCAGACGCTCATGGAGGTGTTTGAGAGTATGAACCTGACAGCCTTCGACCTGAGTGTTGACACGCTGGACATGCATGCA GACCGTAACACCTTTCATAGATTTGACAAGTTCAATGCCAAGTACAACCCCATCGGCGAGTCCATCCTGAGAGAGATCTTCATTAAAACTGACAACTACATCGAAGGGAAATACTTTGGTCATATCGTCAAG GAGGTGATGGCTGACCTGGAGGAGAGCAAATACCAGAACGTAGAGCTCAGGTTGTCCATCTACGGGCGCTCTGGAGACGAGTGGGACAAACTGGCCATGTGGGCCGTCAAACATGGAGTCTACTCAGACAACGTGCGCTGGCTTGTGCAAGTGCCAAGACTTTT TGATGTCTACCACACAAAGAAACAGCTGTCCAACTTCCAGGAGATGCTGGAAAACATATTCAAGCCTCTGTTTGAAGTCACCGTCAACCCCAGCAGCCACCCAGAGCTCCACCTCTTCCTTCAACAC GTTGTTGGTCTGGACAGTGTGGATGATGAATCAAAGCCAGAGCAGCACATCTTCAACCTGGACAGTCCACTACCCGCCAACTGGACAGAGGAAGACAACCCGCCCTACTCCTACTACCTCTACTACATGTATGCAAACATGACTGTGCTCAATCACCTACGCAG GCAGCGTGGGTTTCACACGCTCGTCCTCCGTCCTCACTGTGGGGAAGCAGGGCCCATCCATCACCTGGTGTCTGGTTTCATGCTGTCAGAGAACATCTCCCACGGGCTGCTGCTCAGGAAG GCTCCTGTGCTGCAGTATCTGTATTACTTGGCTCAGATCGGCATCGCCATGTCTCCTCTCAGCAATAACAGTCTATTCCTCAGCTACCACCGCAACCCTCTGCCAGAGTACCTGTCCAGGGGGCTGATGGTCTCTCTGTCTACAGATGATCCTCTGCAGTTCCACTTTACCAAG GAGCCGTTGATGGAGGAGTACAGCATTGCTGCCCAGGTGTGGAAGCTGAGCTCCTGTGACATGTGTGAGCTGGCCAGAAACAGCGTGTTGATGAGCGGATTCTCTCACAAGGTATCAGCCATCAGAAGAATTcctaaatattcagttttttatttttttttaatccctaaCCAACGTTTGTTTGTGACTCAGGCGAAGAGCTACTGGCTTGGCCCCAACTACATCAAGGAAGGCCGGGAGAGCAACGACATCCGACGCTCCAATGTTCCTGACATCCGCGTGGCGTACCGCTACGAGACTATGTGTGAGGAGCTGAATTTAATCACGCAGGCCATTCGCACCGATGAACTGGAGACCATTGAGGAGGAGGGGGCTCTGTGTATGGGGGCGGTGCATGCGGAGAAGTGA
- the LOC112159477 gene encoding glutathione S-transferase Mu 5, whose amino-acid sequence MSMTLGYWDIRGLAHPTRLLLEYTGTKYEEKTYVCGEAPNYDKSGWFNVKFKLGLDFPNLPYLVDGDKKIVQSNAIQRYLARKNKLCGETEEEKIRLDMLENVVVDFRMSFIRMCYTDYDNLKPEYLKTLPDVLKQFSDFLGNRKWFAGDRLTFGDFIMYDVLDQQRIFLPTCLDAFKNLKDFLDRFESLERISAFMKSGRYIRTPIHNRMAKWGNKKI is encoded by the exons ATGTCTATGACTCTGGGATACTGGGATATTCGTGGG CTCGCCCACCCCACCCGCCTTCTGCTGGAGTACACCGGCACCAAGTATGAGGAGAAGACCTACGTGTGTGGAGAAG CACCAAACTATGACAAAAGCGGCTGGTTCAATGTGAAATTCAAGCTCGGACTGGACTTCCCCAAT CTGCCCTACTTAGTGGATGGTGACAAAAAGATCGTGCAGAGCAATGCTATCCAGAGGTACCTGGCCAGGAAGAACAAGCTTT GTGGAGAAACTGAAGAGGAGAAGATTCGACTGGACATGCTGGAGAACGTGGTCGTGGACTTCAGAATGAGCTTCATCAGGATGTGCTACACTGACTAC GACAACCTGAAGCCAGAGTACCTCAAGACTCTCCCTGATGTCTTGAAGCAGTTCTCAGACTTCCtgggaaacaggaagtggttcgCTGGAGACAGG CTCACCTTTGGAGACTTCATAATGTACGATGTGTTGGATCAGCAGAGGATCTTTCTTCCTACATGCCTCGATGCCTTTAAGAACTTGAAAGACTTCCTGGATCGCTTTGAG TCATTGGAGAGGATTTCTGCCTTCATGAAGTCAGGCAGATACATCCGGACCCCGATTCACAACAGGATGGCCAAAtggggaaacaaaaaaatctga
- the LOC112159476 gene encoding glutathione S-transferase Mu 3, whose amino-acid sequence MAMTLAYWDIRGLAQPIRLLLEYTGTSYEDKFYVCGEAPNYDKSCWFDIKEKLGMDFPNLPYLLDGDRKIVQSNAIMRYIARKHNLCGETEDEKVRVDIIENQAMDFRNGFVRMCYTDLDKMKPGYLKALPSVLKQFSDFLGDKDWFAGEKITFVDFLMYELLDQHRMFHPSCLDDFKNLKDFLDRFEALEKISAYMKSDRFMKTPVNNKMAKWGNKKE is encoded by the exons ATGGCAATGACTCTGGCTTACTGGGACATCCGCGGG CTCGCTCAGCCCATCCGCCTCCTGCTGGAGTACACAGGAACCAGCTACGAGGACAAGTTTTATGTCTGTGGAGAAG CTCCCAACTATGACAAGAGCTGCTGGTTtgatataaaagaaaaacttggaaTGGACTTCCCTAAT cttCCCTACTTGTTGGATGGCGACAGGAAGATTGTTCAGAGCAATGCGATCATGAGATACATCGCTCGTAAACACAACTTGT GTGGAGAAACCGAAGATGAGAAAGTTCGGGTGGATATAATTGAAAACCAGGCCATGGATTTTAGGAACGGCTTCGTCAGGATGTGCTACACAGACCTG GATAAGATGAAACCAGGCTACCTCAAGGCACTGCCTTCCGTTTTGAAGCAATTCTCAGATTTTCTGGGAGACAAGGATTGGTTTGCAGGGGaaaag ATCACTTTTGTGGACTTCTTAATGTACGAACTGCTGGATCAGCACAGGATGTTCCATCCTTCCTGCCTTGATGACTTCAAGAATCTGAAAGACTTTCTGGACCGTTTTGAG GCTCTGGAGAAGATTTCTGCCTACATGAAGTCTGACAGATTCATGAAGACTCCGGTCAACAACAAGATGGCCAAATGGGGAAACAAGAAGGAGTAA
- the ampd2b gene encoding AMP deaminase 2 isoform X2 encodes MSSNLPSGTAAGATGVKNKPLSPYKKRGSLQYTASTAVDLRGPRRLLTSQHSLPGIPVALKQSIDLRTSMDGKYKEIAEELFSRSLAESEMRSAPYEFPEDSPIEQLEEKRHRLERQISQDIKFEPDILLRAKQEFMKTDSATDLEYMKEQSQAPDQQERDLTQEGEYQRVAISGEEKCGVPFTDLLDAAKCVVKALFIRQKYMGLSLQAFCRTTTRYLQELSERPLDFDAYEEEFPETTVTANATVHPPVSKTHPYDNLNPASMPPDLGYGCKMVNGVMHVYTKRNFMEKSTELDLPYPDLQEYIADMNVMMALIINGPVKSFCYRRLQYLSSKFQMHILLNEMKELAAQKKVPHRDFYNIRKVDTHIHASSCMNQKHLLRFIKRAMKKYPKDIVHVEKGKGQTLMEVFESMNLTAFDLSVDTLDMHADRNTFHRFDKFNAKYNPIGESILREIFIKTDNYIEGKYFGHIVKEVMADLEESKYQNVELRLSIYGRSGDEWDKLAMWAVKHGVYSDNVRWLVQVPRLFDVYHTKKQLSNFQEMLENIFKPLFEVTVNPSSHPELHLFLQHVVGLDSVDDESKPEQHIFNLDSPLPANWTEEDNPPYSYYLYYMYANMTVLNHLRRQRGFHTLVLRPHCGEAGPIHHLVSGFMLSENISHGLLLRKAPVLQYLYYLAQIGIAMSPLSNNSLFLSYHRNPLPEYLSRGLMVSLSTDDPLQFHFTKEPLMEEYSIAAQVWKLSSCDMCELARNSVLMSGFSHKAKSYWLGPNYIKEGRESNDIRRSNVPDIRVAYRYETMCEELNLITQAIRTDELETIEEEGALCMGAVHAEK; translated from the exons CCGTTGATCTCCGTGGTCCTCGCCGCCTCCTAACTTCCCAGCATTCCTTGCCTGGGATCCCAGTCGCCTTGAAACAATCCATTGACCTGCGCACATCCATGGACGGGAAGTACAAGGAGATAGCTGAG GAGCTGTTCTCTCGCAGCCTGGCAGAGAGCGAGATGAGGAGCGCTCCTTATGAGTTTCCTGAGGACAGTCCCATcgagcagctggaggagaaacGTCACCGTCTGGAGCGGCAGATCAGTCAGGATATCAA GTTTGAACCTGACATCCTCCTGCGAGCTAAACAGGAGTTCATGAAGACTGACAGTGCCACGGATCTCGA ATACATGAAAGAGCAGAGCCAGGCTCCCGACCAGCAGGAGCGAGATCTGACTCAGGAGGGAGAATACCAGAGAGTCGCCATCTCTGGAGAGGAGAAATGTGGG GTTCCATTCACAGATTTGTTGGATGCGGCCAAATGTGTGGTGAAAGCTCTGTTCATCAGGCAGAAGTACATGGGTCTGTCACTGCAGGCGTTCTGCAGAACCACCACTCGTTACCTGCAGGAGCTGAGCGAGAGGCCTCTGGACTTCGATGCCTACGAGGAAGAGTTTCCAGAGACGACTGTCACTGCAA ACGCCACCGTGCACCCGCCAGTTTCCAAAACGCACCCATACGACAACCTGAACCCCGCCAGCATGCCCCCGGATTTGGGCTACGGCTGCAAGATGGTGAACGGCGTCATGCATGTGTACACCAAGAGGAACTTCATGGAGAA GAGCACAGAATTGGACCTTCCATATCCAGACCTGCAGGAGTACATTGCTGACATGAACGTCATGATGGCGCTGATTATCAACGGACCTGT AAAGTCCTTCTGTTATCGCCGTCTACAATATCTGAGCTCAAAGTTCCAGATGCACATTCTACTGAATGAAATGAAAGAGCTGGCAGCCCAGAAGAAAGTCCCACACCGAGACTTTTACAATATCCGTAAG GTTGACACTCACATTCATGCTTCATCGTGCATGAATCAGAAACATCTCCTACGTTTTATCAAAAGAGCCATGAAGAAGTATCCCAAAGATATCGTGCACGTGGAGAAGGGCAAAGGCCAGACGCTCATGGAGGTGTTTGAGAGTATGAACCTGACAGCCTTCGACCTGAGTGTTGACACGCTGGACATGCATGCA GACCGTAACACCTTTCATAGATTTGACAAGTTCAATGCCAAGTACAACCCCATCGGCGAGTCCATCCTGAGAGAGATCTTCATTAAAACTGACAACTACATCGAAGGGAAATACTTTGGTCATATCGTCAAG GAGGTGATGGCTGACCTGGAGGAGAGCAAATACCAGAACGTAGAGCTCAGGTTGTCCATCTACGGGCGCTCTGGAGACGAGTGGGACAAACTGGCCATGTGGGCCGTCAAACATGGAGTCTACTCAGACAACGTGCGCTGGCTTGTGCAAGTGCCAAGACTTTT TGATGTCTACCACACAAAGAAACAGCTGTCCAACTTCCAGGAGATGCTGGAAAACATATTCAAGCCTCTGTTTGAAGTCACCGTCAACCCCAGCAGCCACCCAGAGCTCCACCTCTTCCTTCAACAC GTTGTTGGTCTGGACAGTGTGGATGATGAATCAAAGCCAGAGCAGCACATCTTCAACCTGGACAGTCCACTACCCGCCAACTGGACAGAGGAAGACAACCCGCCCTACTCCTACTACCTCTACTACATGTATGCAAACATGACTGTGCTCAATCACCTACGCAG GCAGCGTGGGTTTCACACGCTCGTCCTCCGTCCTCACTGTGGGGAAGCAGGGCCCATCCATCACCTGGTGTCTGGTTTCATGCTGTCAGAGAACATCTCCCACGGGCTGCTGCTCAGGAAG GCTCCTGTGCTGCAGTATCTGTATTACTTGGCTCAGATCGGCATCGCCATGTCTCCTCTCAGCAATAACAGTCTATTCCTCAGCTACCACCGCAACCCTCTGCCAGAGTACCTGTCCAGGGGGCTGATGGTCTCTCTGTCTACAGATGATCCTCTGCAGTTCCACTTTACCAAG GAGCCGTTGATGGAGGAGTACAGCATTGCTGCCCAGGTGTGGAAGCTGAGCTCCTGTGACATGTGTGAGCTGGCCAGAAACAGCGTGTTGATGAGCGGATTCTCTCACAAG GCGAAGAGCTACTGGCTTGGCCCCAACTACATCAAGGAAGGCCGGGAGAGCAACGACATCCGACGCTCCAATGTTCCTGACATCCGCGTGGCGTACCGCTACGAGACTATGTGTGAGGAGCTGAATTTAATCACGCAGGCCATTCGCACCGATGAACTGGAGACCATTGAGGAGGAGGGGGCTCTGTGTATGGGGGCGGTGCATGCGGAGAAGTGA
- the ampd2b gene encoding AMP deaminase 2 isoform X3 codes for MDGKYKEIAEELFSRSLAESEMRSAPYEFPEDSPIEQLEEKRHRLERQISQDIKFEPDILLRAKQEFMKTDSATDLEYMKEQSQAPDQQERDLTQEGEYQRVAISGEEKCGVPFTDLLDAAKCVVKALFIRQKYMGLSLQAFCRTTTRYLQELSERPLDFDAYEEEFPETTVTANATVHPPVSKTHPYDNLNPASMPPDLGYGCKMVNGVMHVYTKRNFMEKSTELDLPYPDLQEYIADMNVMMALIINGPVKSFCYRRLQYLSSKFQMHILLNEMKELAAQKKVPHRDFYNIRKVDTHIHASSCMNQKHLLRFIKRAMKKYPKDIVHVEKGKGQTLMEVFESMNLTAFDLSVDTLDMHADRNTFHRFDKFNAKYNPIGESILREIFIKTDNYIEGKYFGHIVKEVMADLEESKYQNVELRLSIYGRSGDEWDKLAMWAVKHGVYSDNVRWLVQVPRLFDVYHTKKQLSNFQEMLENIFKPLFEVTVNPSSHPELHLFLQHVVGLDSVDDESKPEQHIFNLDSPLPANWTEEDNPPYSYYLYYMYANMTVLNHLRRQRGFHTLVLRPHCGEAGPIHHLVSGFMLSENISHGLLLRKAPVLQYLYYLAQIGIAMSPLSNNSLFLSYHRNPLPEYLSRGLMVSLSTDDPLQFHFTKEPLMEEYSIAAQVWKLSSCDMCELARNSVLMSGFSHKVSAIRRIPKYSVFYFFLIPNQRLFVTQAKSYWLGPNYIKEGRESNDIRRSNVPDIRVAYRYETMCEELNLITQAIRTDELETIEEEGALCMGAVHAEK; via the exons ATGGACGGGAAGTACAAGGAGATAGCTGAG GAGCTGTTCTCTCGCAGCCTGGCAGAGAGCGAGATGAGGAGCGCTCCTTATGAGTTTCCTGAGGACAGTCCCATcgagcagctggaggagaaacGTCACCGTCTGGAGCGGCAGATCAGTCAGGATATCAA GTTTGAACCTGACATCCTCCTGCGAGCTAAACAGGAGTTCATGAAGACTGACAGTGCCACGGATCTCGA ATACATGAAAGAGCAGAGCCAGGCTCCCGACCAGCAGGAGCGAGATCTGACTCAGGAGGGAGAATACCAGAGAGTCGCCATCTCTGGAGAGGAGAAATGTGGG GTTCCATTCACAGATTTGTTGGATGCGGCCAAATGTGTGGTGAAAGCTCTGTTCATCAGGCAGAAGTACATGGGTCTGTCACTGCAGGCGTTCTGCAGAACCACCACTCGTTACCTGCAGGAGCTGAGCGAGAGGCCTCTGGACTTCGATGCCTACGAGGAAGAGTTTCCAGAGACGACTGTCACTGCAA ACGCCACCGTGCACCCGCCAGTTTCCAAAACGCACCCATACGACAACCTGAACCCCGCCAGCATGCCCCCGGATTTGGGCTACGGCTGCAAGATGGTGAACGGCGTCATGCATGTGTACACCAAGAGGAACTTCATGGAGAA GAGCACAGAATTGGACCTTCCATATCCAGACCTGCAGGAGTACATTGCTGACATGAACGTCATGATGGCGCTGATTATCAACGGACCTGT AAAGTCCTTCTGTTATCGCCGTCTACAATATCTGAGCTCAAAGTTCCAGATGCACATTCTACTGAATGAAATGAAAGAGCTGGCAGCCCAGAAGAAAGTCCCACACCGAGACTTTTACAATATCCGTAAG GTTGACACTCACATTCATGCTTCATCGTGCATGAATCAGAAACATCTCCTACGTTTTATCAAAAGAGCCATGAAGAAGTATCCCAAAGATATCGTGCACGTGGAGAAGGGCAAAGGCCAGACGCTCATGGAGGTGTTTGAGAGTATGAACCTGACAGCCTTCGACCTGAGTGTTGACACGCTGGACATGCATGCA GACCGTAACACCTTTCATAGATTTGACAAGTTCAATGCCAAGTACAACCCCATCGGCGAGTCCATCCTGAGAGAGATCTTCATTAAAACTGACAACTACATCGAAGGGAAATACTTTGGTCATATCGTCAAG GAGGTGATGGCTGACCTGGAGGAGAGCAAATACCAGAACGTAGAGCTCAGGTTGTCCATCTACGGGCGCTCTGGAGACGAGTGGGACAAACTGGCCATGTGGGCCGTCAAACATGGAGTCTACTCAGACAACGTGCGCTGGCTTGTGCAAGTGCCAAGACTTTT TGATGTCTACCACACAAAGAAACAGCTGTCCAACTTCCAGGAGATGCTGGAAAACATATTCAAGCCTCTGTTTGAAGTCACCGTCAACCCCAGCAGCCACCCAGAGCTCCACCTCTTCCTTCAACAC GTTGTTGGTCTGGACAGTGTGGATGATGAATCAAAGCCAGAGCAGCACATCTTCAACCTGGACAGTCCACTACCCGCCAACTGGACAGAGGAAGACAACCCGCCCTACTCCTACTACCTCTACTACATGTATGCAAACATGACTGTGCTCAATCACCTACGCAG GCAGCGTGGGTTTCACACGCTCGTCCTCCGTCCTCACTGTGGGGAAGCAGGGCCCATCCATCACCTGGTGTCTGGTTTCATGCTGTCAGAGAACATCTCCCACGGGCTGCTGCTCAGGAAG GCTCCTGTGCTGCAGTATCTGTATTACTTGGCTCAGATCGGCATCGCCATGTCTCCTCTCAGCAATAACAGTCTATTCCTCAGCTACCACCGCAACCCTCTGCCAGAGTACCTGTCCAGGGGGCTGATGGTCTCTCTGTCTACAGATGATCCTCTGCAGTTCCACTTTACCAAG GAGCCGTTGATGGAGGAGTACAGCATTGCTGCCCAGGTGTGGAAGCTGAGCTCCTGTGACATGTGTGAGCTGGCCAGAAACAGCGTGTTGATGAGCGGATTCTCTCACAAGGTATCAGCCATCAGAAGAATTcctaaatattcagttttttatttttttttaatccctaaCCAACGTTTGTTTGTGACTCAGGCGAAGAGCTACTGGCTTGGCCCCAACTACATCAAGGAAGGCCGGGAGAGCAACGACATCCGACGCTCCAATGTTCCTGACATCCGCGTGGCGTACCGCTACGAGACTATGTGTGAGGAGCTGAATTTAATCACGCAGGCCATTCGCACCGATGAACTGGAGACCATTGAGGAGGAGGGGGCTCTGTGTATGGGGGCGGTGCATGCGGAGAAGTGA